A genomic region of Cuculus canorus isolate bCucCan1 chromosome 24, bCucCan1.pri, whole genome shotgun sequence contains the following coding sequences:
- the PACSIN1 gene encoding protein kinase C and casein kinase substrate in neurons protein 1 produces MSGSYDESAATAEETTDSFWEVGNYKRTVKRIDDGHRLCNDLMNCVHERAKIEKSYAQQLTDWSKRWRQLIEKGPQYGSLEKAWGAIMTEADKVSELHQEVKNSLLNDDFEKVKNWQKDAYHKQIMGGFKEAKEAEDGFRKAQKPWAKKLKELETAKKAYHLACKEEKLAMTREANSKADQSNTPEQQKKLQDKVEKCKQDVQKTQEKYEKVLDELNKCTPQYIESMEQVFEQCQQFEEKRLNFLKEVLLDIKRHLNLAESSSYANVYRELEQTIRISDAQEDLRWFRSTSGPGMPMNWPQFEEWNPDLTHTITRKEKQKKGDGVALTNASSTGETGASAGERGSVSSHDRGQTYSAEWSDDEGSNSFNTSEANGGTNPFDEESAGKGVRVRALYDYDGQEQDELSFKAGDELTKLGEEDEQGWCKGRLDNGQLGLYPANYVEAI; encoded by the exons ATGTCGGGTTCCTACGACGAGTCGGCAGCGACCGCGGAGGAAACAACCGACAGCTTCTGGGAG GTGGGGAACTACAAGCGTACGGTGAAGCGGATTGATGACGGGCATCGTCTCTGTAATGACCTCATGAATTGCGTGCACGAGCGGGCCAAGATCGAGAAGTCCTACGCCCAGCAGCTCACTGACTGGTCCAAGCGGTGGAGGCAACTCATTGAGAAAG gTCCCCAGTAtgggagcctggagaaggcatGGGGTGCCATCATGACGGAGGCGGACAAGGTGAGCGAGCTGCACCAGGAGGTGAAGAACAGCTTGCTGAACGATGACTTTGAGAAGGTCAAGAACTGGCAGAAGGATGCCTACCACAAGCAGATCATGGGAGGGTTCAAGGAAGCCAAGGAGGCAGAGGATGGCTTCCGGAAAGCCCAGAAACCTTGGGCCAAGAAGCTTAAGGAG CTGGAGACAGCCAAGAAAGCCTATCACCTGGCATGCAAGGAGGAGAAGCTGGCCATGACTCGGGAAGCCAACAGCAAGGCAGATCAGTCCAACACCCCTGAGCAGCAGAAGAAGCTCCAGGACAAAGTGGAAAAGTGCAAGCAAGACGTGCAAAAG ACTCAGGAGAAGTATGAGAAGGTGCTGGATGAGCTGAACAAGTGCACCCCGCAGTACATTGAGAGCATGGAGCAGGTCTTTGAGCAGTGCCAGCAGTTTGAGGAGAAGAGGCTCAACTTCCTCAAGGAAGTGCTTCTGGACATCAAGAGGCACCTGAACCTGGCTGAGAGCAGCAG CTACGCCAACGTCTACCGGGAGCTGGAGCAGACCATCCGCATCTCGGATGCGCAGGAGGATCTCCGGTGGTTCCGCAGCACCAGTGGCCCTGGGATGCCCATGAACTGGCCCCAGTTTGAG GAGTGGAACCCAGACCTGACGCACACGATAACAcggaaggagaagcagaagaagggTGATGGGGTGGCCCTGACCAATGCCAGCAGCACGGGCGAGACAGGGGCATCAGCGGGCGAGCGTGGGAG cgTAAGCAGCCACGACCGCGGGCAGACCTACAGCGCCGAGTGGTCTGACGACGAAGGCAGCAACTCCTTCAACACCAGTGAGGCCAACGGAGGCACCAACCCCTTCGATGAGGAGTCGGCGGGGAAGGGGGTGCGGGTGCGGGCTCTGTACGACTACGATGGGCAGGAGCAGGACGAGCTCAGCTTCAAAGCAG GTGATGAACTAACCAAACTCGGTGAAGAAGACGAGCAAGGATGGTGCAAAGGGCGCTTGGACAACGGGCAGCTAGGTCTCTACCCCGCCAACTACGTGGAGGCAATCTAA